The following is a genomic window from Hymenobacter monticola.
GGCATGGGCAGCACCTGCGCCAGCGTAGCGGGCCACTCGCGCAGCCAGGGCTGGCGGGCCAGCGCGTCGGCGTAATCGTGGAGCAGCTGACTGATGGACTGACCCGTCGGCACTGCCCCGGGCGGCACCGTGCCATCGAATTTTACCTGCACCGGAGCGGCCCGCAGCGGCAGCAAGCCGGGGTAAAAAGCCAGTTCGCCCAGGTAACTGCCGTGCGGAATGAACGGCGTACCAAAGGGCTGCCCGCCAAAAGAAAACTCCAGCACCAGCGCGGTGCGGCCGGTGCGACGCCCGTGCAGCCAGGTGCGGCGGGCGGTGAGACGGTCTTCCTCCCAGCGGAACTGGCCCAGCACGCGCCAGGCGTCGGACACGGGCGGGGCGGTGGCCAGGAGGTCTTCTTTTTTGAGGTTGACGCCGACTTGCTGGAGGATTTCCGGGCGGGCATCGGCACTGAGCTGGGGCAGGTTCTGGAAGGCCCGCACCAGCAGGAAAAGCTCGCCCAGGCGGCCCAGCAGGCGGGCGGGCCAGTCGGTGTGGGCGTGGCGCAGGGTGGCCAGCTCGCGCAGGGCAGCGGCCAGGCCGGGCAGCTGGTTGTCGACCAGCCGGGCGGCTTGGCTTTCCCAGAACTTCGCGGGCTGCTGGTCGAGGGTTGCCAGGCCGGCACGCATCAGGTCTTCGAGCCAGGCGGCGAGGTCGTCGGCGCCGGCGGCCATGCGGGCCAGGCGCTTGGGGTCGACGCTGAGGCCGCCGGTCGGGGCTGCTTCAAGAGCATCAGCAGCGGCATCGTTGTCCGGGGCTGAAGCGTCGACTGGGTTGCTTTCGGCAGACAACTCGGTTGCGGCCGTGGCCTTGGGCGTTTTGGCGGCCGGGGGCGCAGCGGCTTTCTCGGTCTTTTTCTCCTGAGTTTGCTGGCGCTTGCTGAGCCACTCTTCCAGCCAGGCGGGCGGGGTGGTGCCCGTCAGCAGTTCGGGCTGGCGGGACATGAGCAGGAGCAGGCCGGCGCCGTGCTTGCAAGGAAACACCCGGCTCGGGCAGCTGCATTTAAAGGCCGGCTCCGTGAGGTCGATGCCGGTAAGGTAGGGCTTGCTGCCGCTGCCGGCGCACTCGCCCCAGGCTGCTGTATCGGTGCGGCCCAGGTTGGCCCATTTGGTGGGCTTTAGCAGCTCCTGGCCCCTTTTTAGGGTGCCGGGGTCGGTGATGAGGGCTTGGGCTTGCGCTTCGGTGAAGGAAATCATGGGAGCGGGGTAGGCGCCAAATGTAGAAGGGAATTCGTTGGCTGGGAATGGCCAATTACACCTGTCAGCCTCACTTAAAAAAATCGGCCGGGTCGGCCTGGCTCAGGTATTGCTGCAGGTGCGGCAATGTATCGAAATGCGGCAGCACGCAGGCCATAAAATCGGCTACGGCCACCGGGCCGCTGGCGTAGGCCACAAACGTGTGCCCGCCCTCGGCAAACTCTAGTTCCTCCAGCAGCCGGGGCTGCTTTTCCTCAATGATGGTTTCGATGTGCTCGGCCCAGGAATCGGCCGTGCCACCGAAGCCATAATGCTGAAACAGTTGGTAATAGGCTTCCAGTCCGCCCACATCGGCAAAGATGAGCAGCTGGTATTCGGGCATCACGGCGGGCGGCGCGTCCGTGACCTGGAAGGGGAAAGTGGCAGACATGGCGGTGAAAATACGCGCTAGTTCCGCCGTCGCCGCACCAGCAATAGGCCCACGCAGGCCACGGCCAGGGCCGCAATCAGGGCATCGCGCACGAAACGGCCTTGCTTGGCTTCCGCTACTTCGGCTTCGAGGTCGCGCTGCTTGGCGAGCTGCTGCTTTTCGCGCTGGCGCAGGTTTTGGGCTTCGTTTTCCAATTCCAGCAGGCGCTGGGCGGTGAGGTTGCGGTCGTCGCGGCTGGTGCTTTCCAGCTTGGTGGTGGTGGCCGTCAGCCGCGCCGAGGTGCTGGTGGCTTTTTGGGCCGTTTCGTTAAGCACATTCACAATTTGCTGGTCCTTGTCCACGATGCCCTGCAGGGCGTCCACCACTTCCTGCAGGTCTTTTTTAGACGGCTTGTTGCCGAACAGGCTGTGGCGCTGGGCGCTGGCTTCGCGGTAGTGGTCGGTGAGGATTTTTCGTTCGGCCAGCAGGCGCGGCAACGGCGAATCGGGCGTCACGGCCGGGGCCTGGGCGGCGGCGAGAACCGGAAGCAACCAAACCAGGGGCAAGAAGAAAAAGCGAAACATTAGCTCCTGTGTAGTTCTTTGCAAGTAGAAAGGCATGTGAGAAAACGGCATTGGCATGAAGAAAATGCAGATAATGAAAAAAGCCACCGTCCTGGTGCTGGGGGCGCTGAGCATGTGGAGCTGCGAAACCAGCCGGCTGAAAACGCCGCCGACGTATGGCGGCACCGTATCCGAAGGGCTGCACGAAAAAGGCGCCAGCGGGGTGCTGCCCTTCCTCGTTCAGGAAATCAGCACCGACGCCACGTACGGCTTTACGGAAACCAACCCCGTGCGAGTTGGCGGCGGGCTGGAAGCGGGCGCCCGCAACCAGCAGCGTTACCTCAACGCCCTGCTCGGCCCCAAAGGTCAGACCATTGAATACCAGCGCGAAGCCAGCTGCTGCGCTTTTAAAATCGAGCAGGGAGGTGTGCTCAACGAAGGTCAGCTTGACGTGTACACCATCACCTGGAAGGGCCAAAAAGAACCGGTAAAATTGTACCTCAACATGTACGAAGAAGGCCAGCTGGCCGCGCCGGTAGGCCTGACGGCGGCTCGTTGAGGGCGACGCGGGAACGGCCCCTCGGGCCCGGCGCCGCCGAGGCTGAGCAGCTTTCTGAGGTTGCCCCGCGTAAAAGGGCACATGAAGAAGCTTCTGTCCGTGCTTGCGCTGTTGACGACGGGCTGCGGTACTTGCGAGCAGGTATGCCTCACGCCTGAGGAGCGGGCCTGGTTTCCGGCGCACCCCAAGGGCACCGCTATTGCCTTTCGCAGCAACCGCGGCAACTCCAACACCATGAGTCTGTTGGAGCAGCGCGAATGGTTCAGCAACACCGACTGCAACAAGCTGGAATCGGGGTCTTACCAGCCCATCCACGTGCAGTTTGGGATGGAATCGGCCACGCAGTACGACGCCAAGCGGCCCCACTTCAGCATCGTGGCCGATAAAATCAGGCCCGACGTGCCGGCCCGGTTGCAGTTTAGCATCTCAGGGCTGGAGTACCCACTGCCGTCCGGCCAGAAAATAGGCCCCACCGACGTGCTGGTGCAGGAGCCCTGCAAACTGAGCACCGGCAAAACCTACCCGGCCGCCTACGTTTTCCGCGACGGCCAGAACGCCAAAAATTACGGCGCCGGCCGCCTGCGCTCCTTCCACTGGGACAAGCAGGCCGACCTGATTCGCTACGAGCTGGCCGACGGCGAAGTGTTTGAGCGAGTGGGGGAATAAGGTTGCATCCAGCGAATGGCACGAGTACCCCGAAGCTCCGCTTCGGCCCGGACGAACGCCAAAACCCTTGTTGGTCATCGTTCAATAGGGCCGAAGCGGAGCTTCGGGGTACTCGTGCCATGCAAAATCCCTCCTTTAGCGGTAATTTTAGTTTTGTTCTACCGCTGAAGCTTATGCCTGCCCGCTATTTCCCACGTCTCGCGGCCCTTGCCACCGACGCCACCGCCACGCCCGCCGACCAGCTTCCGCGCCTGCGCAAGCTGCTCGAAGCCGTGCTGCGCGACGAGTACAAGCGCCGCGGCGTGAGCTTCGGCAACCTCAGCCAGGCCATCGGCTTTGTGGCCTATGAGCACGAGTTCACGGGCCGCCTGCGCCACCAGTTGCAAGCCCTGCGCCTGAGTGCCAACCTGGTGCTGCACGAAAGCTACCCCGGCACCGTGGCCGAAGTGGCCTCCGGCTTCCACGCGGTGGTGGAGCTGATTGAGCAGCTCACCGGCGTGCTCTACGACGGCCCCGCCCTGCAGCTGCCACCCGATGCCGGCCTGGAGGAAAACGAGCAGGCTGCCTTCGAAGCCGCGCTGGCTGCCCAGGCCGCCACCCCGCTGCCGCCCGCCACACCGCAAGTGGCCTGGCGCGTGCACGTGCTGGCCACCAACCTAGCCACCGGCGAGCTGACCGTGGAAATGGACAAGCCCGCCGACGGCCGCCCCGCCGGTCCCTTCGACGTGGTGCTGCCCGAAGCCTACGCCAGCCTGCTGCCCACAGCGGCCGTACTGCACCCCACGCTGCACCTCATCGGCCCGGTGCTGCTCCCCGATGGCCGCGTGCAGCCGCGCCGCGTAGTGCTCGAGCCCGACTACCTCATCAGCGTCACCACCGTGGCCGAGTGCGCCCAAAAGGACGGCACCATTCCCGAGTGGGCCCTCATCAACGCCTTTTTGCCCGATGAAACCTCGCGCTCGTTGGTGCTCGGTAACCTCGTGAACATGTTGTTGGACGAGGAAGTGAGCCACGCCGCCCGCAACGAGGAGCTGAAAAGTCAGCGCAAGGACGCCGACATGCAGGAGCGCATGGCCGCGCTGGCGAGCTTGCTCGAAAAAGGACGGCCCGGCCAGGGGTTCGCCAAAAACACTTTTAACGGAATTGAAAACACGTTCGACTCTGCCACTAGCACGAGTGTGGCCGATGAGCCAAGCACCAAGCACCAGGTACCAGGCACCACCGACTTCGACCTCGAACACTTCCTGCACAAGCGCCTGTTCCGCCTGGCACCGCTGTCGCTGAGTACTTTGCCCGAGTTTCAGACCCGCAACGGCGTGCCGGAGCTGTTCAACGACCTGCGCCGCCACCACCGCACCCTGCGCGACACCCAGCTGCGCGGCTTCGTGGCCGACAGCCGCACCGGCTACCAGCAGCAGCGCCTGCGCGTGGCCGACTGCTTCCTCGAACCCACTTTCCTTTCGGCCACCTACGGCCTGCAGGGCCGCCTCGACCTGCTGCACGAAAGCCCGACCGGCTACGACCTCATCGAGCTGAAAAGTTCGAAATCGGTTCCCGGCGGCCCGCCCTGGACCAATCACACCGCTCAGGCCCAACTCTACCGCCTGCTGCTCGAATCGGTGTTTGGGGCCGATGGCGAAACCGCGGGCCGTGGCCGCACCAGCATCCTATATTCTAATGCCGTGGATGGCCAAAGCGCCGTGCGCCGCGTCGACCAAGACCAGGCCCTGATTGACCGCCTGCTCAACGCCCGCAACCAGTTGGTCGGCGTGGAACTGCAGCTGGCCCGCGCCACCGGCCCGCGCCAGACGCGCCAGCTGCTAGCGCCCGTCATCCATCCCAACCTGGCCGGCCTGCCCAGCTTCGGGCGCGACAAAGCCCAGCACGTGGCCAACGCCTGGGCCGCCGCCGACCGCGTGGAGCGCGCCTACTGCCTGGAGCTGATTCGCTTCTCGGCCCGCGAAATGCGTCTGACCCTGCTCGGCGACGAGGCTCGCCCAGGCGATGCCGGCGGCCAGGCCGGCCTGTGGCTGCTGCCCCAGGCCCGCAAGCACCAGAACTTCAGCCTGCTCGACGAGCTGGAATTGATTGAAGACCACAGCAACGCCGACGATGATGCCCGCGACGGCCTGGGACCGCACCTGGTGTTCCAGCGGCCCGCGGGTGGGCGGGAAGTCAATTTCCGGGCCGGCGACACGCTGATTCTGTACCCGCGCCGCAAAGCCGGGGCTGCGGCCGACCAGGCCACCGCGCCGCTCGGCGTGCTCGATGCCCAGGTAGTGAAGGTGGTGCTGGCCGAAGACCTCGGCACCGACGGCCGCGTGGTGCTGTCCATTCGCAACCGGCGGCTGGCGCCCCGCTACCTGCACGGCCACTCGCATTGGGCCCTGGAGCCCGACACTTACGACACCTTCCGCCGCGAGTGGGCCAGCATCTCGGCCTTCCTCAGCCTGGCGCCGGAGCGGCGGCAGCGCCTGCTGGCCCGCACCGCGCCGCGCCGTCCCGAGCCAGAGTTCTGGACGCCCGCCTCCGAGCCCGCCACCACGGCGCCCGAGGTGGTGGCCCGCGCTCTGGCTGCGCCCGACTGGTTTGTGCTCTGCGGCCCGCCCGGCACCGGCAAAACCCGCGCCGTGCTGCGTGAGCTGGCCGAACGGCTCTATCAGCAGGACAAGCACACGCTACTGGCCGCCTACACCAACCGCGCTGTAGACGAAATCTGCGAGCAGCTGGTGGCGGCCGGGCTGCCGTTTATTCGGGTGGGCTCGCGGCTGGGCACGGCGCCGCACTACCGACCCTATTTGCTCGATAACATGTTGCGCGACTGCCCCACGCGCCAGGCCGTGCGCGACCGGCTCAAGCACTGCCCGTTCTACGTGGGCACCGTGGCCAGCCTGCTCGGAAAGCCCGAGCTGTTCACCCTCAAGCAGTTCGACCTGGCCGTGGTGGACGAGGCCAGCCAGGTGCTGGAAGCGCCCATGCTGAGCTTGCTCTCCAAAGTCAACAAGTTCATTCTCATCGGCGACCACCGCCAGTTACCTGCCGTTGTCACGCAAGAGCCCGAGGCCAGCGCCGTGGCCGAGGAAGTGGCCGACTTGCTGCAGCAGGAGCTGGGCCTCAGCAACATGCGCAACTCCTATTTCGAGCGCCTGTTCAAGAAAGCGGAAGCGCACTGGCCCCACGCCCACGGTACCCTCGCCGACCACTACCGCATGCACACCGAACTGGTGGCGCTGGTGAACGACGACTTCTACAACGGCCTGCTGCGCTGCCCCATGCCCTGGCAGCACGAGCCCCTGAACCGCGCCGCCTGGCCCGCACCCACCGACGCCTTTACCGAGCAACTGCACGCCCGGCGCTTGGTGTTCGTGCCCACCCGCCGCCAGCCCGAGGACTTGTCGATGAAAGAGTCGGCCCAGGAGGCCGACCTGGCGGCCCGCACCGCGGCCTACGTGGTGCAGGGCTACGGCCCCGATTTCAATCCTGAAACCACCCTGGGCATCATCGCCAGCTACCGCAACCAGGCGGCGCTCATTCGGGCGCGG
Proteins encoded in this region:
- a CDS encoding AAA domain-containing protein, producing the protein MPARYFPRLAALATDATATPADQLPRLRKLLEAVLRDEYKRRGVSFGNLSQAIGFVAYEHEFTGRLRHQLQALRLSANLVLHESYPGTVAEVASGFHAVVELIEQLTGVLYDGPALQLPPDAGLEENEQAAFEAALAAQAATPLPPATPQVAWRVHVLATNLATGELTVEMDKPADGRPAGPFDVVLPEAYASLLPTAAVLHPTLHLIGPVLLPDGRVQPRRVVLEPDYLISVTTVAECAQKDGTIPEWALINAFLPDETSRSLVLGNLVNMLLDEEVSHAARNEELKSQRKDADMQERMAALASLLEKGRPGQGFAKNTFNGIENTFDSATSTSVADEPSTKHQVPGTTDFDLEHFLHKRLFRLAPLSLSTLPEFQTRNGVPELFNDLRRHHRTLRDTQLRGFVADSRTGYQQQRLRVADCFLEPTFLSATYGLQGRLDLLHESPTGYDLIELKSSKSVPGGPPWTNHTAQAQLYRLLLESVFGADGETAGRGRTSILYSNAVDGQSAVRRVDQDQALIDRLLNARNQLVGVELQLARATGPRQTRQLLAPVIHPNLAGLPSFGRDKAQHVANAWAAADRVERAYCLELIRFSAREMRLTLLGDEARPGDAGGQAGLWLLPQARKHQNFSLLDELELIEDHSNADDDARDGLGPHLVFQRPAGGREVNFRAGDTLILYPRRKAGAAADQATAPLGVLDAQVVKVVLAEDLGTDGRVVLSIRNRRLAPRYLHGHSHWALEPDTYDTFRREWASISAFLSLAPERRQRLLARTAPRRPEPEFWTPASEPATTAPEVVARALAAPDWFVLCGPPGTGKTRAVLRELAERLYQQDKHTLLAAYTNRAVDEICEQLVAAGLPFIRVGSRLGTAPHYRPYLLDNMLRDCPTRQAVRDRLKHCPFYVGTVASLLGKPELFTLKQFDLAVVDEASQVLEAPMLSLLSKVNKFILIGDHRQLPAVVTQEPEASAVAEEVADLLQQELGLSNMRNSYFERLFKKAEAHWPHAHGTLADHYRMHTELVALVNDDFYNGLLRCPMPWQHEPLNRAAWPAPTDAFTEQLHARRLVFVPTRRQPEDLSMKESAQEADLAARTAAYVVQGYGPDFNPETTLGIIASYRNQAALIRARLAALAAELALPALAQVSVDTVERYQGSQRDVIVVSFCCHHEHQLELMVSPNEDGTVDRKLNVALTRARQQLVLLGNEEVLQRAPHHAALLARVAKP